A region of Epinephelus moara isolate mb chromosome 15, YSFRI_EMoa_1.0, whole genome shotgun sequence DNA encodes the following proteins:
- the slitrk6 gene encoding SLIT and NTRK-like protein 6: MLPCIIFIGLFLTAAQSQDIHPSQASSSISESCDSLCSCEGKDGILHLNCEQRNISKISQIKVPSGVPFHLNLYKNDLVELRAEEMEGLKNALSLHIGGNSIQELEPGVFSTLGSLKKLHINSNFLVTLKEDTFQGLVNLEFLQADTNFIRVIEPGAFNKLIRLKVLILNDNSIEFLPSNIFRFVPLTHLDLRGNKLQTLPYVGFLEHIGRIMELLLEDNVWVCDCDILHLKIWMENMRAQSAIGDVVCSTPHHLKGTILAKVKRDVLCPSHADINLEEPSKSLDMVVTPSSKVSQSPKLIDAKDDAKVPTPSHLPNSPCVEHCSCHNHPVAGFLMHCQDRGIQKVSDIGILQQSPTKLVMTGNMIQKLLKYDFVTYDSLELLNLANNRIDYIDNETFLSLSSLKKLYLNGNRIEKLFSTMFVGLHNLEYLYLEYNLIKEIAPGTFNPLPNLKLLSLNNNLLSSLPAQIFRNVPLTKLNLRKNLLMHLPVSNVLDQLDSLEQISLEDNPWDCSCDLLSLKQWVEKLRKDTVAGSILCVTPKKVMQDELRNLRHEVLCPGLGTYYPMSPDGEESVTATLGPDSAGKGLLSSLTDTVPLSVLILSLLMFVLMIIFCSAGLVVFVVHRRRRRAKKKAAEEQPRENNSSSPIHLHYSMYGQKTTHHTLTQRTGSASLYEERSHSPIVQICRNPTYCSQHKEHDADLDYGLDEPSAKHHVCRSIMEKENTSPLTGNPSSKFRPMTGECPAEFVTLGNPNSLYRNILEREKELQQLGITEYLRKNMPQLQPDMQVPGHQEELKLMETIMYSRPRKVMLEQTKNEYFELKANLHTEPDYLEVLEHQTAFN, encoded by the coding sequence ATGCTGCCCTGCATCATTTTCATCGGCTTGTTTCTCACAGCGGCCCAATCCCAAGATATCCATCCCTCACAGGCATCATCCTCTATTAGTGAGTCTTGTGACTCCTTGTGCTCCTGCGAAGGAAAAGATGGCATTCTTCATCTTAACTGTGAGCAGAGAAACATCAGCAAAATCTCCCAAATCAAAGTCCCGTCAGGTGTGCCCTTCCACCTGAACCTTTACAAAAATGACTTGGTTGAGCTCCGCGCCGAGGAAATGGAAGGGCTTAAGAATGCCCTTTCGCTGCACATCGGGGGTAATAGCATACAAGAGCTGGAACCAGGGGTCTTTAGCACTCTCGGTTCACTGAAAAAACTCCACATAAATAGCAATTTCCTCGTCACTCTGAAAGAGGACACTTTTCAAGGCCTGGTGAATTTGGAGTTTCTCCAAGCTGACACGAATTTCATTCGGGTCATCGAGCCGGGGGCCttcaacaaactgatccgccTCAAGGTCCTCATCCTCAATGATAATTCCATCGAGTTTTTACCCAGCAACATTTTCCGGTTCGTGCCCCTCACCCACCTGGACTTGCGTGGCAACAAGCTTCAGACGCTGCCTTATGTTGGGTTTTTAGAGCACATCGGGCGGATAATggagctcctcctggaggacaatgtgtgggtgtgtgactGTGATATTTTGCATCTAAAAATCTGGATGGAAAACATGAGGGCCCAGTCAGCAATCGGGGATGTGGTGTGCAGCACGCCGCATCACCTTAAGGGGACCATTCTGGCTAAAGTCAAGCGGGATGTCCTCTGCCCGTCCCATGCAGACATTAACCTGGAGGAGCCGTCAAAGTCACTGGATATGGTTGTTACTCCTTCATCCAAAGTGTCCCAGAGTCCCAAGCTGATTGACGCCAAAGATGACGCCAAGGTACCGACACCGTCTCACCTTCCCAACAGTCCTTGTGTGGAGCACTGTTCCTGTCACAATCACCCTGTGGCTGGCTTTTTGATGCATTGTCAGGACAGAGGAATTCAAAAGGTATCAGATATCGGAATACTCCAGCAAAGCCCCACGAAACTGGTCATGACGGGAAATATGATTCAGAAACTCTTGAAGTATGATTTTGTCACATATGACAGTTTAGAATTGCTGAACCTGGCGAACAACAGAATCGATTACATTGATAATGAAACTTTCCTCAGCTTGAGCAGTTTGAAAAAGCTGTATTTGAATGGCAACCGCATTGAAAAACTGTTCTCCACAATGTTTGTGGGGCTCCACAACCTTGAATACCTGTATCTGGAATACAACCTTATCAAAGAGATTGCTCCAGGCACATTTAATCCCCTGCCAAACCTGAAGCTGTTGTCATTAAATAACAACCTGCTCAGCTCTCTTCCAGCGCAGATATTTCGCAATGTGCCCCTCACCAAATTAAACCTGAGGAAAAATCTACTTATGCACCTGCCAGTGAGCAACGTGCTTGATCAACTCGACTCGCTGGAGCAGATTTCTTTAGAGGACAACCCCTGGGACTGCAGCTGTGACTTGCTCAGCCTCAAACAATGGGTAGAGAAACTAAGAAAGGACACAGTGGCGGGCTCCATTTTGTGTGTCACCCCAAAGAAAGTGATGCAGGATGAACTGCGAAACCTTCGTCATGAGGTGCTGTGTCCCGGGTTAGGGACCTACTACCCGATGTCCCCAGATGGGGAGGAGAGCGTGACTGCTACTCTGGGGCCTGACAGCGCTGGCAAGGGTTTGCTCAGTTCACTCACAGACACTGTCCCACTCTCTGTGCTCATCCTAAGCCTCCTTATGTTTGTCCTCATGATTATATTCTGCTCAGCCGGATTGGTAGTGTTTGTGGTGCACCGGCGGCGTAGAAGGGcaaagaaaaaagcagcagaggagcagCCCAgggaaaacaacagcagcagtccCATTCACTTACACTACAGCATGTACGGGCAGAAAACAACACACCACACTCTGACACAGAGAACAGGGTCTGCTTCTCTGTACGAGGAGAGATCACACAGTCCCATTGTGCAGATCTGCCGCAACCCCACCTACTGTTCCCAGCACAAGGAGCACGATGCAGATTTGGATTATGGCCTCGACGAACCTAGCGCCAAGCATCACGTGTGCCGGAGTATCATGGAGAAGGAGAACACGTCCCCGCTCACAGGAAACCCAAGCTCAAAGTTCCGCCCCATGACAGGAGAGTGTCCCGCCGAGTTCGTCACTCTCGGAAACCCCAACTCCCTGTACAGGAACATTctggagagggagaaggagctgcagcagcttgGAATAACAGAGTACCTTAGGAAAAACATGCCCCAGCTTCAGCCTGACATGCAGGTCCCGGGGCACCAGGAGGAGTTAAAGCTAATGGAGACAATTATGTACTCGCGACCACGCAAGGTCATGCTTGAGCAAACTAAGAACGAGTACTTTGAACTTAAGGCTAACCTGCATACTGAGCCAGACTACTTGGAGGTTCTGGAGCATCAAACTGCATTCAACTGA